A section of the Humulus lupulus chromosome 2, drHumLupu1.1, whole genome shotgun sequence genome encodes:
- the LOC133815593 gene encoding uncharacterized protein LOC133815593: protein MSSQKDVLVPNESVEVLPPGPTFKEFEGKYQASKKSKSVVIPSVSTATIAAPSCVGPETSELLAVKTDLTMNSSNFSNQHGSMKRKQQSSHSSGGNLLQSHVQHGPVKRVCFSFNENIHESTYFSLDGASSNNVIIRSNDEDANEEIKKLKQQVTVHGLNLVHSVYNTLEFWNPFIHMSILWCHFMIGNRMDTLLRHGRKTEIEHEIVHELSQMLDQHNNLVKSFRMARDRFKAQPESTFRLRLLSSRTTDGRQYNMPISSEVAGLIVGDFSEANLERDVVVEQRTKGIQRITDLHPSFMSMTYPLIHPYGEDGYRLGIPLRDVTESSFKRQKLTMRQHYYFRLQQRLNEGHTLLRSGRLLQQYIVDSYMEIEEERFHCSKVGKSIILPSSHTGGPRYRVQNYQDAMAICKWAGYPDLFLTFTCNPKWPEINDMIHLIGQKDDNNRVDIICRVFEIKLFQLMHDLKKEQPFGKIIACIYTIEFQKRRLHHAHILLFLHSTLKNPSADHIDNIISAEIPDLNVDPDGYNAVNKFMIHGPCGKLNSNSPCMMQDRCTKHFPKKFNDQTTIDTDGLPVYKRRNTGSDRTTATMESIDTAKEIDEIKTYLDCRYISATEACWRIFQFDIHYRQPAVERLPFHLPGEHTVIFEENKCVENVVCMPGIEKTKFTQWLEANKNYDDARELTYSDFPISWVWNSKEKTWTRRKNGLAIGRIYFVHPSTRERFYLRMLLNFVKGSTSYESIRTINGVTYPNFKGACYALGLLDDDKEWIDCLTEAAIWATGKELRHLFVTILIHCQVSDASQLWKSNYIALSEDITSLQKKRFRMNDLKLTKQQVEAYTLFEIESIMLKMGKSLKDIDGMPLPNPSLIRDSGNRLVNEELDYDRDQLKILHEKSFAALNPCQKSAYKAIVHSVENEQVLPVATSGIAALLLPNGRTAHSRFYIPLNVTAESTCEFRQGTLLAGLLMKTSLIIWDEAPMANKFCFEALDKTLRDILRTRFENSSNKPFGGLTIVCGGDFRQILPVVPKGTRDDIVDASLNSSYLWPFFKIYELNQNMRLYNGSLTGFEAAKIASFDKWMLQIGDGSLYDDIDKQLIKLPSDIAINPSQDPMKSIIKVIYPSLLQKYNDPTYLTERAILTPKNEMVYELNEMIMNIIPGEGRTYFSSDSICKASVKTNDEDLLYPAEFLHGLKFNGIPNHEMRLKEGAPVMLLRNLNQT from the exons ATGTCATCTCAAAAAGATGTCCTGGTGCCAAATGAGTCAGTTGAGGTTCTTCCTCCTGGTCCCACTTTCAAGGAATTTGAAGGGAAATATCAAGCATCGAAGAAGTCCAAGTCTGTAGTGATTCCCTCTGTTTCCACTGCCACTATTGCTGCTCCATCTTGTGTTGGTCCTGAGACATCAGAATTGCTCGCTGTCAAGACTGATCTTACAATG AATAGTTCCAATTTTAGCAATCAACACGGTAGTATGAAGAGAAAACAACAAAGTTCGCATTCTTCAG GTGGAAATCTCCTCCAATCACATG TTCAACATGGACCAGTAAAAAGAGTGTGCTTCTCTTTCAATGAAAACATACATGAGTCCACATACTTCTCACTAGATGGTGCAAGCTCAAATAATG TTATAATTCGGTCCAATGATGAGGACGCAAACGAAGAAATTAAAAAGCTCAAACAACAAGTTACCGTTCATGGACTTAATCTTGTCCA CTCAGTATACAACACCTTGGAATTTTGGAATCCCTTCATACACATGTCAATATTGTGGTGTCATTTTATG ATAGGAAACCGAATGGATACACTACTAAGACATGGGAGGAAGACAGAGATTGAACACGAAATCGTTCATGAATTATCTCAAATGTTGGATCAGCATAATAATTTGGTCAAATCCTTTAGAATGGCAAGGGATAGATTCAAAGCACAACCAGAATCTACGTTTCGTTTACGCCTCCTAAGTAGCAGGACAACAGATGGTCGTCAATACAATATGCCAATATCATCTGAAGTAGCAGGCTTAATAGTTGGTGATTTTAGTGAAGCGAACCTCGAACGTGACGTTGTTGTGGAGCAGCGAACTAAAGGAATTCAGAGAATCACAGATCTGCATCCAAGTTTCATGTCTATGACGTACCCATTAATACACCCTTATGGTGAAGATGGATATAGACTTGGCATACCTTTGAGAGATGTAACTGAAAGCTCTTTTAAAAGGCAAAAGTTGACAATGAGGCAACATTATTACTTTAGGTTGCAGCAAAGATTAAATGAGGGTCATACTCTTCTTCGATCTGGTAGACTACTGCAACAATATATAGTTGATTCTTACATGgaaattgaagaagaaagatTTC ATTGCTCAAAAGTGGGGAAATCAATTATTTTGCCTTCGTCACACACTGGGGGACCACGATATAGAGTACAAAATTATCAAGATGCCATGGCAATTTGTAAATGGGCAGGATATCCTGATTTATTTCTTACTTTCACTTGCAACCCAAAGTGGCCAGAAATAAATGATATGATACATTTAATAGGCCAAAAAGATGATAACAATAGGGTCGATATCATATGCAGAGTATTTGAGATAAAGTTATTCCAACTAATGCATGATTTGAAAAAAGAACAACCGTTTGGAAAGATAATCGCAT GTATATACACAATTGAGTTCCAAAAAAGAAGACTGCATCATGCACACATACTACTTTTCTTGCATTCGACATTGAAAAATCCTTCAGCAGACCATATTGATAATATAATAAGTGCGGAAATCCCGGACTTAAATGTTGATCCTGATGGTTATAATGCCGTCAATAAATTTATGATTCATGGACCTTGTGGAAAACTTAATTCAAACTCTCCATGTATGATGCAAGATAGGTGCACAAAACATTTTCCAAAAAAATTCAATGATCAAACCACCATCGACACAGATGGCTTACCAGTCTACAAAAGGAGAAATACAG GGTCTGACAGAACTACTGCAACAATGGAATCTATTGACACTGCCAAAGAAATAGATGAGATAAAAACATATTTGGATTGCAGATATATCTCGGCAACTGAAGCTTGCTGGAGAATATTCCAATTTGACATACATTACAGACAGCCAGCAGTTGAAAGATTACCATTCCATTTACCTGGAGAGCACACAGTAATATTCGAAGAAAACAAATGTGTTGAAAATGTTGTTTGCATGCCTGGAATAGAAAAAACAAAGTTCACTCAATGGCTGGAGGCAAACAAGAATTATGATGATGCACGAGAGCTAACTTATTCGGATTTCCCTATAAGTTGGGTTTGGAATTCAAAGGAGAAAACATGGACTAGGAGAAAAAACGGATTGGCAATTGGAAGAATTTACTTCGTGCATCCTTCGACTAGAGAACGCTTCTATTTAAGAATGTTGTTAAATTTTGTCAAAGGGAGCACTTCTTATGAAAGTATTAGAACAATAAATGGGGTGACATATCCTAATTTTAAAGGCGCATGCTATGCTTTGGGATTGTTAGACGATGATAAAGAGTGGATAGATTGCTTGACTGAAGCTGCAATATGGGCAACTGGAAAAGAATTAAGACATCTTTTCGTCACGATACTCATTCACTGTCAGGTTTCTGATGCATCACAACTTTGGAAATCTAATTATATTGCATTGTCAGAAGACATAACTTCATTGcaaaagaagagatttagaatgaATGATCTTAAGTTAACTAAACAACAAGTTGAAGCATACACATTGTTCGAGATTGAAAGTATCATGCTGAAGATGGGAAAAAGTTTGAAAGATATAGATGGAATGCCCCTGCCTAATCCATCTTTGATAAGAGACTCGGGTAATAGATTGGTTAATGAAGAGCTTGATTATGACCGAGATCAATTAAAGATATTGCATGAGAAATCATTTGCTGCTCTAAATCCTTGCCAAAAATCAGCTTATAAAGCAATAGTACATTCAGTAGAGAATGAACAAg TCTTGCCTGTAGCAACTTCAGGCATAGCTGCTTTGTTATTGCCTAATGGTAGGACAGCTCATTCACGATTTTATATTCCCTTGAATGTTACAGCAGAGTCGACTTGTGAATTTCGACAAGGCACCCTACTAGCTGGACTTCTTATGAAAACTTCTTTGATCATTTGGGATGAAGCACCTATGGCAAATAAGTTTTGCTTTGAAGCTTTGGATAAGACCTTAAGAGATATTCTAAGAACAAGGTTTGAAAATAGCTCTAACAAACCTTTTGGAGGACTTACAATAGTGTGTGGTGGTGATTTCCGACAAATATTACCAGTTGTCCCAAAAGGTACAAGAGATGATATTGTTGATGCTTCTCTTAACTCGTCATATTTGTGgccattttttaaaatatatgagCTCAACCAAAATATGAGGCTATATAATGGAAGCTTGACTGGTTTTGAGGCTGCTAAAATAGCTTCTTTTGACAAATGGATGTTGCAGATTGGAGATGGTTCATTATATGATGACATTGATAAACAATTAATTAAGCTTCCTTCTGATATCGCCATAAATCCATCTCAAGATCCAATGAAATCCATAATTAAAGTTATCTACCCATCACTTTTACAAAAGTACAACGATCCTACATATTTGACAGAAAGAGCAATATTAACACCAAAAAATGAAATGGTCTATGAACTAAATGAGATGATTATGAATATTATACCAGGTGAAGGGAGAACATATTTTAGCTCAGACAGTATATGCAAAGCAAGTGTAAAGACAAATGATGAAGATCTTTTGTATCCAGCTGAATTTTTGCATGGTTTGAAATTTAATGGCATCCCTAATCATGAGATGCGACTTAAGGAAGGTGCTCCTGTAATGCTCCTTAGAAATCTAAACCAAACATAA